The sequence below is a genomic window from Actinokineospora baliensis.
TCTGCGTGGTCGCGGCGTTGCGCAACGCGCTGCGCGTTGTCGGCAAGGACCTCGCGGACTGCAAGGTCGTCGTGTGCGGCGTCGGTGCGGCGGGTTCGGCGATCATCCGGCTCCTGTTGCAGCGCGGACCGCGGGACGTGGTCGCCGTCGACATCGCGGGCATCGTCACCCGGGAGCGGCCCGACATGGACGCGAACCTCGCGTGGGTCGCCCAGAACACCAACAAGGCCGACCAGTCCGGCACGTTGCATGACGCCCTCGTCGACGCCGACGTGTTCATCGGCGTGTCCGCGCCCAACCTGTTCGGCGCCGAGCAGGTCGCCACCATGGCCAAGGGCGCTGTCGTGTTCGCGCTGGCCAACCCGGACCCGGAGATCGACCCGGTCGAGGCGCACCAGCACGCCGCCGTGGTGGCCACCGGCCGCTCCGACTACCCGAACCAGATCAACAACGTGCTCGCCTTCCCCGGCGTGTTCCGCGGCCTGCTCGACGCCCAGGCGAAGACGATCACCGACGCGATGCTGCTCGCCGCGGCCGACGCGATCGCCGACACCGTCGACGGCGACCGGCTCAACCCGTCGTTCATCGTGCCGAGCGTGTTCGACGCGGCCGTGGCACCCACGGTGGCCGACGCGGTCCGCAAGGCGGCCCAGGCTTAGTCGCCGCGGGCTGACTAGCATCGGCCAGGTGGGCGAACTCAGCCATGTTGATTCCTCGGGTGCCGCGCGGATGGTCGACGTCTCCGCCAAACCGGTGACCGCGCGCACTGCGGTGGCCAGCGGCGTGGTCCGCACGACCGAGGAGGTCATCGCCCTGCTGCGCCGCGACGGCCTGCCCAAGGGCGACGCGCTGGCCACCGCGCGCATCGCGGGCATCATGGGCGCCAAGCGCACCCCGGAGTTGATCCCGCTGTGCCACCCGCTGCCGCTCTCCGGTGTCCGCGTGGACCTCGACCTCGGCGACCGCGAGGTCACCATCACCGCCACCGTGCGCACCACCGGCCGCACCGGCGTGGAGATGGAGGCGCTGACCGCGGTCGCGGTGACGGGCCTGACCCTGCACGACATGATCAAGGCCGTCGACCCGTCCGCCGTGCTCGACGCGGTCCGCCTCGACCACAAGGACGGCGGCAAGTCCGGCACCTGGAACAGGGGGACGCCATGACCGACCGCACGGCCCGGGTGATCACCGCCTCCAACCGCGCCTCGGCCGGGGTCTACGAGGACCGCACCGGCCCGCTCATCGCGACCTGGCTGCGCGAACACGGCTACCAAACCCCCGCCCCGGTCGTCGTCCCCGACGGCGACCCGGTCGAGCAGGCGTTGCGCGCCGCCATCGGCGAGGTCGACGTAGTGATCACCACCGGCGGCACCGGCATCAGCCCCACCGACCGCACCCCCGAGGCCACCCGCGCCGTCATCGACCACGAGGTCCCCGGCCTAGCCGACGCCATCCGCGCCGCAGGCCTGCCGAAGGTGCCAACCGCCGTCCTGTCCCGGGGCATCGCAGGCGTTGCAGGCCGCACCCTGATCATCAACCTCCCCGGCTCCCCCGGCGGCACCCGCGACGGCCTAGCCGTCCTGGAGCCCGTCCTCAACCACGCCATAGACCAACTCCACGGCAGCGACCACCCCCGCCCAGCCGCCCAGGGCCCCGGCGTGCACAGCCACGCCGCCGATCAACCCCACGGCGGCGACCACCCCCGCCCGGCCCCCCAGGCCCCCGGTGCCAAGGTCCTGCGCGCCGACATCTCCGACGCTGAGATCTCTGTCGCCGAGCACGGTGACCTGGTGGCCCACGACGCGGCGGGGGCGGTCGTCACCTTCGGCGGTGTGGTGCGCGACCACGACGGTGGCCGGAGTGTGCGCAGCCTTGCCTACGAGGGCCACCCCAGCGCCAAGGAGATCATCGCCGAGGTTGCCGCCGAGGTCGCGCGCGCCGAGGGTGTGCACGCCGTCGCCGTGACGCATCGGGTTGGCGAGCTCGGCATCGGGGATGTCGCGCTGGCCTGCGCGGTTGCCGCTGAGCACCGGGCGCAGGCGTTCGGCGCGTGCGCGCGGTTGGTCGACGAGGTGAAGGCGCGGTTGCCGATCTGGAAGCACCAGCGGTTCACCGACGGCACAGACGAGTGGGTCAACTGTCCTTAGTGGACTACCTGGCCCACAGGCAGAACGGGTGCCCCGCCGGGTCGAGGTAGATCCGGACGTCGGGCTGCGGTTGGACTCCGGCGAGCACCGCGCCAGCGGCCACGGCGTGTGCCCCAGCTGAAGCCAAGTCGGCCACCTCGATGTCCAGGTGCGACATCATCTGCTGCGCGCCGGGCCGCGACGGCCAGGTGGGGCGCTGGTAGTGCGGTTCGCTCTGGAACGACAGGCCGGTGCCGCCGCCGGGTGGCCGCAGCGTCACCCACTCCGACTCGTCGGCGCCCTTGGGCCAGCCGAGCAGCCGCTGGTAGAACGCCGCCAGTTCCCGGGCGTCCGGCGCGTCGAGCACGGTCGCGGTCACGGTCATCCACGGTCTTGATCCCATGAGACCAGGCTAGGCCGACTCACGCGGTCGGGCCCCCGTCGCGCGTGGCGGCGGGGGCCCGTACCGGGTACAGCGGACTTACTTGGTGGCGATCTTCTGGCCGACCAGGATCAGGTCGGGGTCGCCGATGAAGTCCTTGTTCTTCTCGTGCAGCGCCTGCCAGCCGCCGCTCACGCCCTGCGTGGTGGCGATCTTCGACAGGGTGTCGCCCGCGACGACGGTGTAGTCGCCGTTGGGGTTGGACGCGGTCACGGCCGCGGCCGCCGGGGCGGCGGTGGTCACCGGCGCGGTCGCCTTGGGGGCGGCCTTCGGCGCGGTCTTGGTGACCTTCTTGGCGGTGCTCTTCGGCGCGGCGGCCTTCGGTGCGGCGGCGGACTTGGCGCCCGACTTCTTGCCGCACACCGGCCACGCGCCGATGCCCTGGGACTTGAGCACGTTCTCGGCCACGCGGATCTGCTCCTCGCGGCTGGCGTTGTGGGCGCTGCCGGAGCCGCCGTTGGCGCGCCACGTGCTCGGGGAGAACTGCAAGCCGCCGTAGTACCCGTTGCCGGTGTTGATGCTCCAGTTGCCGCCGCTCTCGCACTGGGCGATCGCGTCCCAGTTGACCGGGTCGGCAGAGGCGGGTGACGCGGCGATCGCCATCGGGGCGCCGACCGCGACTCCTGCGACGAGGACGCGGGCGATGGTGCGCTGGGTGGCGGTCTGCTTGCGGTGCTTGCCTCGGTACGACATGTGGGTCTCTCCTCCCGCGCCTGCGCTCGTCGCGCTGCGGGTGCGGGTCCTGGTGGACCCGACCGGGCCTTGGTGGGCCTGGCCGCCACGCCTGGCGCTTGTCGCGCTCGTCGTGGCCCCTCGCCCCTGTCCGGGAGTTCGCTTTCGCTCGGGGTTGGTTCCCAAGAGCCCGCCGGACAGGGTTCGGCACTACGAACTCTCGGGTCATGCACGGCTGGTCGGGGCCAGCCGGAAGCGACGGTACGTAACCGCGAGACGAATCGAAAACTCCAAGGTGCGTGACCGTCGTCACAGTAACGCCCCGCTACCTCGGGCGATCATCGCGTTTTCGCTGGTCAGCGCCGCGAACCTGGGCGTTACTTGGCCGTGTCCTGGCCGAGATAATTCACCGTCGGTGAGGTCTGCCTCACGTTGAAAACCGCCGCTGGGCCATCCGGGAGCGGTCGGTCAGCCGCCCGCGAAGGGCGGGAGGACGTCGAGGGCGGCGCCCTCGGGGAGCCGGGCGGCCCTGTCCCGGACGGCTACCCCGTCGAGCAAGAAGCTCGCCGATCGCAAGACCCGCGCCAGCGCCTCCCCGCGAAGAGCCTCGATGGCCGTAAGAGCGTCTTGGACGCTCGCGCCCTCCGGCAGCTCCACCTTCTCTTCGTGCACGCCCGCGGACGCGCGCGCGCCCGCGAAATACCGCACGGTCACCAAACCCATTCGAGCTACCCCCCGATCGCACTCATCGGCCGCAGCGGCTGCGCGAACCCGGCCTCGTTGATGGCGTGGCCGGCGAGCTTGGTCCACATCGCCCCGCGCCACAAGTCGGCGATCTCCTCGTCGCCCGCGCCCGCGCGCACCGGGGCGCGCAGGTCGGTCTCCGTCTGGCTGAACAGGCACGAGCGGAGCTGGCCGTCGGCGGTGAGCCGGGTGCGGTCGCAATCACCGCAAAAGGGACGCGTGACCGACGCGATGACACCAACTTCCCCCGGCCCGCCGTCGACCCGCCACCGCTCGGCAGGCGCCGCGCCACGCGGTACGGGACTTGGAGTTAGGTCGAACTCCGCCCGCAGCGCGGTGAGGATCTCTTGCGCGGTAACCATGTCCGCCCGGTTCCAGCCGTGTTGCGCGTCGAGCGGCATCTGCTCGATGAACCGCAACTGGTACCCCTGCGCCAGGCAGTACCGCAGCAGCGCGGCCGCTTCGTCGTCGTTGCGCCCGCGGACGAGCACCGCGTTGACCTTCACCGGGGTCAACCCGGCATCCCGTGCCGCGGCAAGGCCTTCGAGCACGTCGTCGAGCCGGTCGCGGCGGGTGAGCGCGGTGAACCTGTCCGGCACCAGGGTGTCGAGCGAGACGTTGATCCGGTCAAGTCCGGCGTCCTTGAGCCGCCGCGCGCGGGTGGCGAGCCCGATCGCGTTGGTGGTCATGGAGATCCGCGGCCGCGGGTCGAGCGCGGCGGTCTCCGCGATGATCGATTCGAGGCCCTTGCGCAGCGTCGGCTCACCGCCGGTGAACCGCACGTTGGTCACCCCGAGGTGCTCGACCGCGATCCGGATGACCCGCGCCAGCTCCCCGTCCGAGAGCATCTGCCCGCGCGGCATCCAGTCCAGGCCCTCGGCGGGCATGCAGTAGGTGCAGCGCAGGTTGCAGCGGTCGGTCAGCGAGACCCGCAGATCGGTCGCGACCCGGCCGAACCGGTCGATGAGCCGGGCGTCGTCGGGGCGGTCCGCGCCGGGGTCGGCCACCCGGAGCCGGGGGAAGCCCAGGTGGACCGGTGGGGAATCCCGTGCCGCCGTCACCCGTTCCAGGGTAGTCGCTGTCACCGGACCGGGGGCCATTCGGCGCAGCCGTCACCACACTGTCGCCGATCTGTCCACATCGGGCGACATCGTCCGGCGGACCCGCAGCCGCGGCTGCGGGGATATCGTCGGTGCCATGCCGTATTTCAGGGTCGTCGAGGCGGCCAGGCTGCTCGGGGTCAGCGATGACACCGTCCGCCGCTGGATCGACCAGGGCCACCTCCCCGCCGATGCCGACACCGCGGGCCGCAAGGTCGTCGACGGTGTCGTGCTCGCCGCGTTCGCCAAGGCCCAGGCCACCGAGATCCCCGACCCCAGCGACATCGCCCGCTCCGCCCGCAACCGCTTCGTCGGCCTGGTCACCGACGTCGTCACCGACACCGTGATGGCCCAGGTCGAGCTCCAGTGCGGCCCGCACAGGGTGGTGTCGCTGATGAGCGCCGAGGCGGTGCGCGAGATGGGCCTGACCCCGGGCGTGCTCGCGGTCGCCCTGGTCAAGGCGACCCAGGTCATCGTCGAGACGCCTGGGTAGCCTCTCGCCATGACCGTGCTTGTGCTGACGAACAAGTCGATCTACGATCCGGGTGATCTGCGGCCCCTCGCCGCGCACCGGCCTCGACGTGCCGGAAAGCGCCATGCCTCCCACAGCCACCCCCGCGCTCGGCGCGCCGCTGGCACCGCGTACATCATCCGCAAGGCCGGTGTTACCCCCGCGCTGCACGAGGTCGGCCACGTGCCCACCGACCGCGCCCCGGACCGCGTGGCACTGGGCGAGACCCGCACCTACCCCCATCGACCGACCCGGGTGATCGGGTCGGTCGCCGACCTGGTCGGCCGCACAGCCGATCCGTTTCCAGAGCTCTAGCTCGTGAGAGTGGAAGGTGGTCACGGTGAGCCGTCGTCGCCGGTCACGGTTACCGATCGCTGCGCGTCGCCGGGGTGGCTCCCCTAGGGTCGTGGCTGTGGAGAAGGAGAGGGCGACCTACGTCGTCGGCGACATCCACGGCCACCGCGCGGAGCTGACCGCCGCCCTGCGCGCCGAGGGCCTCGTCACCGCCGCTGGTGACTGGTCGGGCGGCCACGACCACCTGTGGTTCCTCGGCGACTTCGTCGACCGCGGCCCCGACGGCATCGGCGTCATCGACCTGGTCCGCACCCTGGCCGAGCAGGCCGCGGCGGCGGGCGGTCGGGTCGAGACGCTGCTGGGCAACCACGAGATCCTGCTGCTGGGCATGCACCGCTTCGGCGACGAGCCGATCCCCTCGGAGTTCGGGCCGCGCAGCTTCGCCCGCAGCTGGAGCATGAACGGCGGCGTGGACACCGACCAGGAGGCCATCACCGACGAGCACATCGAGTGGCTCACCACCCGGCCGGTCGTCGAGCTGGTCGACGACCACCTGCTCATGCACTCCGACACCACGCAGTACCTCTTGTGGGGCGAGGACATCCCCACCATCAACGAGGCCGTCCAGGATGTCCTGCACTCCGACGACGCCGCCGAGTGGTGGGAGGTGTGGCGGCGCATGACCACCCGATACGCCTTCCGCGGCCCCGAGGGCGAGCTGGCCGCGGACGAGCTGCTGACCACCCTGGGCGGCAAGCAGGTCGTACACGGCCACAGCGTCATCGCCGACCAGCTAGGCGTCCTCCCGACGCAGATCGAAGGCCCGCACCTCTACGCGAACGGCAAAGCCCTAGGCGTGGACGCGGGCCTCTTCGTCGGCGGCCCCTGCTTGGTCGTGCGGCTGCCTTGGAGCGGCACAGCGGACTAAGAGGTCGGCACGATCCTGGAGCCGAGGGGGATCAGGGACACCGGGATCATCTTGAAGTTGGCGATGCCCAGCGGGATGCCGATGATCGTGACGCACAGGGCGATGCCGGTGACGATGTGGCCGATGGCCAGCCACCAGCCCGCGAAGACGATCCAGATGACGTTGCCGATCGCGGACGCCGCCCCCGCATCGCGGCGCGGCTCGATGGTGCGGCCGAACGGCCAGAGCGCGTAGTTGGCGATGCGGAACGAGGCCAGGCCGAACGGGATCGTGATGATCAGGATGCAGCAGATGATGCCCGCGATCACGTACCCGATGGCCATCCAGAAGCCGCAGAGCACCAACCAGATCAGGTTCAGCAGAAGTCGCACACCACCCAGTCTGTCGTACGGATCGATCAGCGGGTGTCCGGATCGGGCCCACCGGGGCAAGATGGTGACCTTGCCCACAGCGCGGAGGAGTGTCATGGCATTGCCGAGCTACACGTCCGGGACCTCGACCGCGCCCCTGCTCGGCGACACCATCGGCGAGAACCTGGCTTGCACCGTCGCTGCTCATGGTGCCCGGGACGCCCTGGTCGACAGAGCCTCCGGCAGACGGTGGACCTACCGCGAACTGGCCGCGGAGGTGGACGCCGTCGCGCGGGGCCTAGCGGCGCTCGGCGTGGTCAAGGGCGACCGGGTGGGGATCTGGGCGCCGAACTGCGCCGAGTGGGTCTTCGTGCAGTACGCCACCGCGCAGCTCGGGGCCGTTCTCGTGAACATCAACCCCGCGTACCGGGTCCACGAACTGAAGTACGT
It includes:
- the moaC gene encoding cyclic pyranopterin monophosphate synthase MoaC; this translates as MGELSHVDSSGAARMVDVSAKPVTARTAVASGVVRTTEEVIALLRRDGLPKGDALATARIAGIMGAKRTPELIPLCHPLPLSGVRVDLDLGDREVTITATVRTTGRTGVEMEALTAVAVTGLTLHDMIKAVDPSAVLDAVRLDHKDGGKSGTWNRGTP
- a CDS encoding VOC family protein; translated protein: MTVTATVLDAPDARELAAFYQRLLGWPKGADESEWVTLRPPGGGTGLSFQSEPHYQRPTWPSRPGAQQMMSHLDIEVADLASAGAHAVAAGAVLAGVQPQPDVRIYLDPAGHPFCLWAR
- a CDS encoding YccF domain-containing protein, which translates into the protein MRLLLNLIWLVLCGFWMAIGYVIAGIICCILIITIPFGLASFRIANYALWPFGRTIEPRRDAGAASAIGNVIWIVFAGWWLAIGHIVTGIALCVTIIGIPLGIANFKMIPVSLIPLGSRIVPTS
- a CDS encoding molybdenum cofactor synthesis domain-containing protein produces the protein MTDRTARVITASNRASAGVYEDRTGPLIATWLREHGYQTPAPVVVPDGDPVEQALRAAIGEVDVVITTGGTGISPTDRTPEATRAVIDHEVPGLADAIRAAGLPKVPTAVLSRGIAGVAGRTLIINLPGSPGGTRDGLAVLEPVLNHAIDQLHGSDHPRPAAQGPGVHSHAADQPHGGDHPRPAPQAPGAKVLRADISDAEISVAEHGDLVAHDAAGAVVTFGGVVRDHDGGRSVRSLAYEGHPSAKEIIAEVAAEVARAEGVHAVAVTHRVGELGIGDVALACAVAAEHRAQAFGACARLVDEVKARLPIWKHQRFTDGTDEWVNCP
- a CDS encoding LysM peptidoglycan-binding domain-containing protein, whose translation is MSYRGKHRKQTATQRTIARVLVAGVAVGAPMAIAASPASADPVNWDAIAQCESGGNWSINTGNGYYGGLQFSPSTWRANGGSGSAHNASREEQIRVAENVLKSQGIGAWPVCGKKSGAKSAAAPKAAAPKSTAKKVTKTAPKAAPKATAPVTTAAPAAAAVTASNPNGDYTVVAGDTLSKIATTQGVSGGWQALHEKNKDFIGDPDLILVGQKIATK
- a CDS encoding TOBE domain-containing protein; translated protein: MPYFRVVEAARLLGVSDDTVRRWIDQGHLPADADTAGRKVVDGVVLAAFAKAQATEIPDPSDIARSARNRFVGLVTDVVTDTVMAQVELQCGPHRVVSLMSAEAVREMGLTPGVLAVALVKATQVIVETPG
- a CDS encoding MoaD/ThiS family protein, with amino-acid sequence MGLVTVRYFAGARASAGVHEEKVELPEGASVQDALTAIEALRGEALARVLRSASFLLDGVAVRDRAARLPEGAALDVLPPFAGG
- the moaA gene encoding GTP 3',8-cyclase MoaA; the protein is MTAARDSPPVHLGFPRLRVADPGADRPDDARLIDRFGRVATDLRVSLTDRCNLRCTYCMPAEGLDWMPRGQMLSDGELARVIRIAVEHLGVTNVRFTGGEPTLRKGLESIIAETAALDPRPRISMTTNAIGLATRARRLKDAGLDRINVSLDTLVPDRFTALTRRDRLDDVLEGLAAARDAGLTPVKVNAVLVRGRNDDEAAALLRYCLAQGYQLRFIEQMPLDAQHGWNRADMVTAQEILTALRAEFDLTPSPVPRGAAPAERWRVDGGPGEVGVIASVTRPFCGDCDRTRLTADGQLRSCLFSQTETDLRAPVRAGAGDEEIADLWRGAMWTKLAGHAINEAGFAQPLRPMSAIGG
- a CDS encoding metallophosphoesterase family protein — its product is MEKERATYVVGDIHGHRAELTAALRAEGLVTAAGDWSGGHDHLWFLGDFVDRGPDGIGVIDLVRTLAEQAAAAGGRVETLLGNHEILLLGMHRFGDEPIPSEFGPRSFARSWSMNGGVDTDQEAITDEHIEWLTTRPVVELVDDHLLMHSDTTQYLLWGEDIPTINEAVQDVLHSDDAAEWWEVWRRMTTRYAFRGPEGELAADELLTTLGGKQVVHGHSVIADQLGVLPTQIEGPHLYANGKALGVDAGLFVGGPCLVVRLPWSGTAD